A stretch of Cyanobacterium sp. HL-69 DNA encodes these proteins:
- the sseA gene encoding thiosulfate/3-mercaptopyruvate sulfurtransferase SseA: MGQHQSIVSAEWLKDNLNNPDIKIIDCRFRLPDANWGYQQYNHSHIKNAYYLDLNNHLSNTVTDHGGRHPLPDNKLLATKFEQIGIIKNKTTVVVYDDSRFAFCARLWWLLRFLGHHQVFILDGGWHHWQQLNFPTDNVIPSDGQGSFIPEPNFDLTVDIQQVKQAQTSPTVATIDARSGDRHLGKTEPIDPIAGSIPHSHNVFWQQNSTPEGFLQSKLDLETIWQAYLKYPEIIAYCGSGVTACVNIFALETIGYHNCKLYAGGWSDWCSYLQKSENLISHN; encoded by the coding sequence ATGGGTCAACATCAGAGCATAGTCTCGGCAGAATGGCTCAAAGATAACCTAAACAATCCCGACATCAAAATTATTGACTGTCGCTTTCGTCTTCCAGACGCTAACTGGGGTTATCAACAATATAATCACAGCCATATTAAAAATGCCTATTATTTAGACTTAAATAATCACCTTTCTAATACAGTTACTGACCATGGGGGTAGGCATCCTTTACCCGATAATAAATTATTAGCCACCAAATTCGAGCAAATTGGCATTATTAAGAACAAGACAACCGTAGTTGTTTATGATGATTCTCGCTTTGCCTTCTGCGCTCGTCTATGGTGGTTATTACGTTTTTTAGGACATCATCAGGTTTTCATTCTCGATGGTGGTTGGCATCATTGGCAACAGCTTAACTTTCCAACGGATAACGTTATTCCTTCTGATGGTCAAGGTTCATTTATTCCTGAGCCAAACTTTGATTTAACTGTTGATATTCAGCAGGTAAAACAAGCTCAAACATCCCCCACCGTAGCAACCATTGATGCTCGTTCGGGCGATCGCCATTTAGGAAAAACAGAACCCATAGATCCCATTGCAGGAAGTATTCCTCATAGTCATAATGTTTTTTGGCAACAAAACAGCACCCCAGAAGGATTTTTACAATCCAAATTAGACTTAGAAACCATCTGGCAAGCATATCTAAAATATCCTGAAATAATCGCCTACTGCGGTTCAGGGGTGACTGCCTGTGTAAACATCTTTGCCCTAGAAACTATTGGTTATCATAACTGTAAATTATATGCAGGAGGATGGAGCGACTGGTGTTCCTATCTTCAAAAATCAGAAAATCTCATTTCTCATAATTGA
- the ycf46 gene encoding CO2 uptake and utilization regulatory protein Ycf46 — protein sequence MKEELNILIKAQYPLIYLVTSEEERAESAIARIAKDQETKEQKSRVFVWTVTHGIVECNSQGRQGVQHNTVSPEAAIEWVVRQKDDGVYIFKDLHPYLDSPPVTRWLRDAIYSFKGTNKAIILMSPYHKIPIELEKDVVVLDFPLPQSSELEAVLEKALQQSRQKKLLPQVKEKLLRAALGLTIDEAQKVYRKAQVKAGQLTEDEVEIVLSEKKQLIRRNGILDYVEEDKTIEAVGGLEELKHWLTQRSDAFSDRAREYGLPQPKGMLILGVPGCGKSLIAKTTSRLWGLPLLRLDMGRVYDGSTVGKSEANLRNALKTAESISPAILFIDELDKAFAGSGGSADSDGGTSSRIFGSFLTWMQEKTSPVFVMATANRIERLPSEFLRKGRFDEIFFVDLPNAQERQAIYKIHLTNRRNDIERFDLGQLANVSEGFSGAEIEQAIIAAMYEAFAQEREFTQLDIIASIKSTLPLSRTMTEQVTALRDWARKRARPASASVAEYQRMEF from the coding sequence ATGAAAGAAGAGTTAAACATTCTCATCAAAGCTCAATATCCTTTGATTTATTTGGTTACTTCTGAAGAAGAAAGAGCCGAAAGTGCGATCGCCCGTATCGCTAAAGATCAAGAAACAAAAGAGCAAAAAAGCCGAGTCTTTGTGTGGACAGTGACTCACGGCATTGTAGAATGCAATAGCCAAGGTCGTCAGGGAGTACAACACAACACAGTTTCACCAGAAGCTGCCATTGAATGGGTAGTCAGACAAAAAGACGATGGGGTTTATATATTCAAAGATTTACATCCCTACCTGGACTCTCCCCCTGTCACTCGATGGTTGAGGGATGCTATCTATAGCTTTAAAGGCACAAACAAAGCAATAATTTTGATGTCGCCTTATCACAAAATACCCATCGAACTCGAAAAAGACGTTGTTGTATTGGATTTTCCTTTACCCCAATCCTCAGAGTTAGAAGCAGTATTAGAAAAAGCATTACAGCAATCTCGCCAGAAAAAACTTCTTCCCCAAGTCAAAGAAAAATTGCTCCGTGCAGCCCTTGGCTTAACCATCGATGAAGCTCAAAAAGTTTATCGGAAAGCTCAAGTAAAAGCGGGACAACTCACCGAAGACGAAGTAGAAATCGTCCTCTCCGAGAAAAAGCAACTAATCCGTCGTAACGGAATCCTTGACTATGTAGAAGAAGACAAGACCATTGAGGCAGTGGGGGGGCTAGAAGAGCTAAAACATTGGTTAACCCAGCGTTCCGATGCCTTCAGCGACAGAGCCAGAGAGTATGGACTTCCTCAACCCAAAGGGATGCTTATTTTGGGCGTACCTGGTTGTGGTAAATCCTTGATTGCCAAAACAACCTCCAGATTATGGGGCTTACCCCTTCTCAGGTTAGACATGGGCAGAGTTTATGATGGTTCTACCGTAGGCAAATCAGAAGCAAATCTTCGTAATGCCCTCAAAACCGCTGAATCAATATCTCCCGCAATTCTCTTTATCGATGAACTAGATAAAGCTTTTGCTGGTAGTGGTGGTTCCGCTGATTCCGATGGTGGCACATCCAGTCGTATCTTTGGTTCATTTTTAACTTGGATGCAGGAGAAAACGTCCCCAGTATTTGTCATGGCAACTGCTAACCGCATAGAAAGATTACCCAGTGAGTTTTTACGTAAAGGTAGATTTGACGAGATCTTTTTTGTTGACTTGCCCAACGCCCAAGAACGACAAGCTATATATAAGATACATTTAACCAACCGTAGAAACGACATCGAAAGATTTGATCTCGGGCAACTAGCAAATGTATCAGAAGGTTTTTCTGGAGCCGAGATAGAACAGGCGATAATCGCTGCGATGTATGAGGCTTTCGCCCAAGAGCGGGAGTTTACCCAGTTAGACATCATTGCATCCATCAAATCCACCCTGCCTCTGTCCCGCACCATGACTGAACAGGTAACAGCACTACGAGACTGGGCTAGAAAAAGAGCCAGACCTGCTTCAGCTTCCGTCGCTGAGTATCAGCGTATGGAATTTTAA
- the yadG-3 gene encoding ABC2-type transport system ATPase component gives MLQIKNLTKFFGKRAVLQDLNLNIEKGEIYGLLGANGAGKTTTINIICGLLNYDDGLVNINGENLSVRSKYLLGVAPQENLLYPSLSCAENLSFFGKIYGLKGSKLKSAIYGSLQGVNLLERKDSPVDTLSGGMQRRLNIAVALIHNPKLLILDEPTTGLDIEARYEVWQLITSLKEQGMTILLTTHLLDEAQKLCDRIGIIKNGEIIAEGTLKELRKKVPAQEIIIIKTDEEEKAILKAQEKGFEHRYYGGDLAFLLPTILPLEELIKYFDHINLTSITRQPVNLDHIYLEVTQNIE, from the coding sequence ATGTTGCAAATCAAAAATTTAACTAAGTTTTTCGGCAAAAGAGCGGTTTTACAAGATTTAAACCTCAATATTGAAAAAGGAGAGATATACGGTTTATTGGGAGCCAATGGTGCGGGAAAAACTACTACGATAAATATTATTTGTGGCTTGTTAAATTATGATGATGGCTTAGTAAACATTAATGGTGAAAATTTATCGGTAAGGAGTAAGTATTTGTTAGGGGTTGCTCCCCAAGAAAATTTATTATACCCGAGCCTTAGTTGTGCTGAAAACCTCTCTTTTTTTGGCAAGATTTATGGCTTAAAAGGTAGTAAGTTAAAATCGGCAATTTATGGCAGTTTACAGGGGGTAAATTTATTAGAAAGAAAGGATAGCCCTGTGGATACCCTTAGTGGGGGTATGCAAAGAAGGTTAAATATCGCTGTGGCTTTGATTCATAACCCTAAGTTGTTAATTTTGGATGAGCCGACGACGGGATTAGATATTGAGGCAAGGTACGAGGTTTGGCAACTTATTACCAGTTTAAAGGAGCAGGGTATGACTATTCTTTTAACTACTCACTTATTGGATGAAGCTCAAAAACTGTGCGATCGCATCGGGATCATCAAAAACGGTGAAATCATTGCGGAGGGAACATTAAAAGAGCTAAGGAAAAAAGTCCCAGCCCAAGAAATTATTATTATTAAAACTGATGAGGAAGAAAAAGCCATCCTCAAAGCTCAAGAAAAGGGTTTTGAACATCGTTATTATGGAGGAGATTTAGCTTTTCTATTACCTACCATCTTACCTTTGGAAGAATTAATAAAATATTTTGATCACATAAATCTAACTTCTATTACTCGTCAACCTGTCAATCTTGATCATATTTATCTCGAAGTTACTCAAAATATTGAATAG
- the rimI gene encoding ribosomal-protein-alanine N-acetyltransferase RimI, with product MSLTTIKLQPLTEQHLSEVIKLDQLCFGGLWSLDGYKKEIESPNSTLLIITTDIKNEERIIGLGCFWAIVEEAHVTILAIHPDFQRQGLGKMLLEELLKQAKEKGLERATLEVSEHNQSAIALYEKFGFALAGRRKKYYQATGADALIFWKKLT from the coding sequence ATGTCATTAACAACCATAAAACTTCAACCCCTAACTGAACAACATTTATCAGAAGTTATCAAATTAGACCAACTTTGCTTCGGTGGATTGTGGAGTTTAGACGGTTATAAAAAAGAAATAGAAAGCCCCAATAGTACCCTATTGATTATTACCACGGATATAAAAAATGAAGAAAGAATAATCGGTTTAGGCTGTTTTTGGGCAATTGTAGAGGAAGCCCATGTGACCATTTTAGCCATTCATCCTGATTTTCAAAGACAGGGATTAGGCAAAATGTTATTAGAAGAATTACTAAAACAAGCAAAAGAAAAAGGGTTAGAAAGAGCAACCCTCGAAGTTAGTGAACACAATCAAAGTGCGATCGCACTATATGAAAAATTTGGTTTCGCCCTAGCAGGAAGACGTAAAAAATACTATCAAGCTACTGGGGCAGATGCCCTAATTTTTTGGAAGAAATTAACCTAA
- the rpsR gene encoding SSU ribosomal protein S18 RpsR, translating to MAYFRKRLSPIPTSQEIDYKDLELLHKFVTERGKMLPRRITGLTAHQQRELTREVKKARLLALLPFINVEG from the coding sequence ATGGCTTATTTTCGTAAAAGACTATCTCCCATTCCCACCAGTCAAGAAATTGACTATAAAGATTTAGAGTTGTTACACAAGTTTGTAACTGAAAGAGGCAAAATGTTGCCTCGCCGTATTACTGGTTTAACTGCCCATCAACAAAGAGAATTAACCAGAGAAGTTAAAAAAGCTCGTTTGTTGGCTTTATTACCCTTTATCAACGTGGAAGGTTAG
- the rpmG gene encoding LSU ribosomal protein L33 RpmG: MASKKGVRIIITIECTECRTNSDKRSKGVSRYTTMKNRRNTTGRMELKKFCTHCNKHTIHKEIK; the protein is encoded by the coding sequence ATGGCAAGTAAAAAAGGCGTTCGCATTATCATTACCATAGAGTGTACAGAGTGTCGTACAAATTCTGACAAACGCTCTAAAGGTGTGTCTCGTTACACCACTATGAAAAACAGACGTAACACCACTGGCAGAATGGAACTTAAAAAATTCTGTACTCACTGCAACAAGCACACTATCCACAAAGAAATTAAATAA
- the tldD-2 gene encoding TldD protein produces MSPTLLISKEIPNLSYQPKGDRFDISWQQPLSTLLGMGRAAGADFVEFFLEKSNYINCLAEDDTITSITPRLAKGAGVRVFKGKADCYVSTNDLTFNGLKQALEKALSILGLTIPQGSAFIPEINLELFRDYATLKNKDMWLSQCSNMQEMGDVLLSANQFIEKKASKVRSRRAAYFRDWQEVLVASTDGTFARDIRLTQSVGYNLLCADGQNRSSIGKRDGDTSNPDFLRQWNYQNVAEEVAESAGKMLYADYVESGQYPIIMANQFGGVIFHEACGHLLETTQIERKSTPFIDKKGEKIAHENLTAWDEGLSDKAFGTIDMDDEGMPPQRTLLIENGILKNFIADRAGSIRTGHPRTGSGRRSNYSYAAASRMRNTYIAPGEYTLDNIFSSIDKGIYCKKMGGGSVGPTGEFNFGVDEAYLVENGKITKPLKGATLIGEAKEIMKKISMSSQDLALAAGFCGSVSGSIYVTVGQPHIKVDSITVGGR; encoded by the coding sequence ATGTCACCAACACTCTTGATTTCCAAAGAAATACCTAACCTATCATATCAGCCCAAGGGCGATCGCTTCGACATTTCATGGCAGCAACCTCTATCAACCCTTTTAGGAATGGGAAGAGCCGCAGGAGCAGACTTTGTAGAATTTTTCCTTGAAAAATCAAACTACATCAACTGTTTAGCCGAAGACGATACCATCACCAGTATCACCCCCAGACTAGCCAAAGGGGCAGGGGTAAGAGTATTTAAAGGAAAAGCAGACTGTTACGTTAGTACCAATGATTTAACCTTCAACGGTTTAAAACAAGCCTTAGAGAAAGCCCTCTCCATCTTAGGATTAACTATTCCCCAAGGTTCTGCTTTTATTCCCGAAATTAACCTCGAACTATTCCGAGACTATGCCACTCTCAAAAATAAAGATATGTGGTTAAGTCAGTGCAGTAATATGCAGGAAATGGGGGATGTATTATTAAGTGCTAATCAATTTATTGAAAAAAAAGCATCTAAAGTGCGATCTCGCCGTGCAGCCTACTTCCGAGACTGGCAAGAAGTATTAGTCGCCTCCACCGATGGCACCTTCGCCCGAGACATCAGACTAACCCAATCCGTCGGCTATAACCTCCTGTGCGCCGACGGACAAAATCGCTCCTCCATTGGTAAAAGAGACGGAGACACCAGCAACCCCGACTTCCTACGCCAATGGAACTATCAAAATGTAGCAGAGGAAGTAGCCGAATCCGCAGGAAAAATGCTCTATGCCGACTACGTCGAATCTGGACAATATCCCATCATCATGGCAAACCAATTCGGCGGAGTAATCTTCCATGAAGCCTGTGGACACCTCCTCGAAACCACCCAAATCGAAAGAAAAAGTACTCCCTTTATTGACAAAAAAGGAGAAAAAATCGCCCACGAAAATCTCACTGCTTGGGACGAAGGACTATCGGACAAAGCCTTCGGTACCATCGACATGGATGACGAAGGAATGCCCCCCCAACGCACCCTCCTCATCGAAAACGGCATCCTCAAAAACTTTATCGCAGATAGAGCCGGTTCCATTCGCACAGGACATCCTCGCACAGGTAGCGGCAGAAGAAGTAACTACAGCTACGCCGCCGCCTCCCGAATGCGCAACACCTACATCGCCCCAGGAGAATACACCCTAGATAATATCTTCTCCTCCATAGATAAAGGAATTTATTGTAAAAAAATGGGCGGAGGCAGTGTCGGGCCTACTGGAGAATTTAACTTCGGTGTTGACGAAGCCTACCTCGTAGAAAACGGCAAAATCACCAAACCCCTAAAAGGGGCAACCCTCATCGGAGAAGCCAAAGAAATCATGAAAAAAATCTCCATGTCATCCCAAGACTTAGCATTAGCAGCAGGATTCTGCGGCTCAGTAAGCGGTAGCATTTATGTCACCGTAGGACAACCCCATATAAAAGTTGACTCCATCACCGTAGGTGGAAGATAG
- a CDS encoding ABC-type multiple sugar uptake system permease component translates to MSLNKLKTKIIPWLFLSPALILLTIFLFIPILYLIYLSFTNGSLTATKWIGLNNYKRLIIDSDFTQIIINTIYFSVTSIIPSILIPLLLAVLLNQKIILRSFFRTSYFIPSITSLVAMGLGFRWLFQNNGPVNQLLQQINLTPIPWLNSPLWAMPVVILFSTWRQIGFNLVVFLAGLQAIPKSRYEAAELDGADSWAKFLYITLPGLKPTLIFCSITTAIFTFRSFEQIYVMTNGGPANSTNILAYYIYQEAFRQFNFGYAAAATSILLLIAFFLVYIQILITKE, encoded by the coding sequence ATGAGCCTTAACAAACTAAAAACAAAAATCATCCCATGGTTATTCCTTAGCCCGGCCCTAATTCTTCTCACCATCTTTCTCTTTATACCCATTCTTTATCTTATTTACCTCAGCTTTACCAACGGAAGCCTCACCGCCACAAAATGGATAGGTCTAAACAATTACAAAAGACTAATAATAGATTCCGATTTTACACAAATTATAATTAACACTATTTACTTTTCCGTCACTAGTATCATTCCCAGTATCCTCATCCCCTTATTGTTAGCAGTTCTTCTCAACCAAAAAATAATCCTCAGAAGTTTTTTTCGTACCAGCTATTTTATCCCCTCCATAACCTCCCTTGTTGCCATGGGCTTAGGGTTTCGTTGGCTATTTCAAAACAATGGACCTGTTAATCAACTACTTCAACAAATAAATCTAACCCCTATTCCTTGGCTAAATAGTCCCCTTTGGGCAATGCCTGTTGTTATTCTATTTAGTACATGGCGACAAATTGGCTTCAACCTTGTTGTATTTTTAGCAGGATTACAAGCAATTCCCAAATCTCGCTATGAAGCCGCAGAATTAGACGGAGCAGATTCATGGGCAAAGTTTCTATACATAACCCTGCCCGGTTTAAAACCTACCCTAATTTTTTGTAGCATCACCACCGCCATATTTACTTTTCGCTCTTTTGAACAAATATACGTAATGACCAATGGGGGGCCTGCCAACAGCACTAATATTCTTGCTTACTACATATACCAAGAAGCATTCCGCCAATTTAACTTCGGTTACGCTGCTGCGGCTACCAGTATCTTATTACTAATAGCTTTTTTTTTGGTGTATATTCAAATCCTCATCACCAAAGAATAA